One Lutra lutra chromosome 18, mLutLut1.2, whole genome shotgun sequence genomic window carries:
- the CRYM gene encoding ketimine reductase mu-crystallin, with protein sequence MSRAPAFLSAAEVQKHLRSSSLLIPPLEAALANFSSGPDGGVMQPVRTVVPVAKHRGFLGVMPAYSAAEDALTTKLVTFYEGHSTASTVPSHQATVLLFEPSNGSLLAVMDGNIITAKRTAAVSAIATKFLKPPSSKVLCILGAGVQAYSHYEVFTEQFSFKEVRIWNRTKENAEKFADTVQGEVEVCSSVQEAVTGADVIITVTMATEPILFGEWVKPGAHINAIGASRPDWRELDDELMKQAVLYVDSHEAALKESGDVLLSGAEIFAELGEVVKGVKPALCDKTTVFKSLGMAVEDMVAAKLVYDSWSSGK encoded by the exons ATGAGCCGGGCGCCAGCGTTCTTGAGCGCAGCCGAGGTGCAAAAGCACCTCCGCAGCTCCAGCCTCCTCATCCCGCCGCTGGAGGCGGCTCTGGCCAACTTCTCCAGCGGCCCCGACGGAGGAGTTATGCAGCCGGTGCGCACCGTGGTGCCGGTGGCCAAGCACAGGGG TTTCCTGGGGGTCATGCCCGCCTACAGTGCTGCAGAGGATGCCCTGACCACCAAGCTGGTCACCTTCTACGAGGGCCACAGCACCGCCTCCACGGTCCCCTCCCACCAGGCCACTGTGCTGCTCTTTGAGCCCAGCAATGGCTCCCTTCTGGCG GTCATGGATGGAAACATCATAACTGCAAAGAGAACAGCTGCAGTTTCTGCCATTGCCACCAAG TTTTTGAAACCACCCAGCAGTAAAGTGTTGTGCATCCTTGGGGCTGGAGTCCAGGCCTACAGCCACTACGAGGTCTTCACAGAGCAGTTCTCCTTTAAGGAG GTGAGGATATGGAACCGCAccaaagaaaatgcagagaagtTTGCGGACACGGTTCAAGGAGAGGTAGAGGTCTGTTCATCGGTGCAGGAAGCTGTGACAGGAGCAGATGTGATCATCACAGTCACCATGGCAACAGAGCCCATTTTGTTTGGTGAATGGGTGAAGCCCGGGGCTCACATCAATG CCATTGGAGCCAGCAGACCCGACTGGAGAGAGCTGGATGATGAGCTGATGAAACAGGCTGTGCTTTACGTGGACTCCCATGAGGCTGCCTTGAAAGAGTCCGGAGATGTCCTCTTGTCGGGG GCCGAGATCTTTGCTGAGCTGGGAGAAGTGGTGAAGGGAGTGAAGCCAGCACTCTGTGACAAGACCACGGTGTTCAAGTCTTTGG GAATGGCGGTGGAAGACATGGTTGCAGCCAAGCTAGTGTATGATTCCTGGTCATCtggtaaataa